A genomic segment from Hippoglossus stenolepis isolate QCI-W04-F060 chromosome 3, HSTE1.2, whole genome shotgun sequence encodes:
- the arl6ip5a gene encoding ADP-ribosylation factor-like 6 interacting protein 5a, giving the protein MRGAAVRSEDTLRRRLMAKVELTPLRPWDDFFPGSERFSKPDVKDLAKWNNRVVSNLLYYQTNYLALAVVVFLIVGFLNPLGMFTAMAVVSGVFLGSVWAGENRAVINNFKRQSPTAFVIAVMIASYLLISMLGSVMVFMSAITLPLALIFAHSSFRLRNMKNKLENKIECAGLKRSPMGILLEALGQQEENFQKIQSFLEGKLKD; this is encoded by the exons atgagaggagctgctgtcagaTCAGAAGACACGCTGAGGAGGAGGCTAATGGCGAAGGTGGAGCTGACGCCGCTCAGACCGTGGGACGACTTCTTCCCCGGCTCCGAGAGATTCTCCAAACCGGACGTGAAGGATTTGGCGAAGTGGAACAACAGGGTGGTCAGCAACCTGCTCTACTACCAGACCAACTATCTGGCTCTGGCAGTCGTCGTCTTCCTCATTGTCGG GTTCCTGAACCCTCTGGGGATGTTCACAGCGATGGCCGTGGTGTCGGGGGTGTTCCTGGGCTCCGTGTGGGCCGGGGAGAACCGAGCAGTGATCAACAACTTCAAGAGGCAGAGCCCCACAGCGTTTGTGATCGCCGTCATGATTGCCAGCTACCTCCTCATCTCCATGCTGGGGAGTGTCATGGTGTTCATGTCGGCAATCACTTTACCTTTGGCAT TGATATTTGCACACTCCTCATTTCGCCTGCGCAACATGAAGAATAAACTGGAGAACAAGATCGAGTGCGCCGGCCTGAAGAGGTCACCCATGGGTATTTTGCTGGAGGCTCTGGGTCAACAAGAAGAGAACTTTCAAAAGATCCAGAGCTTCCTGGAGGGAAAACTGAAGGATTGA